A single region of the Elizabethkingia sp. JS20170427COW genome encodes:
- the hisIE gene encoding bifunctional phosphoribosyl-AMP cyclohydrolase/phosphoribosyl-ATP diphosphatase HisIE, with translation MQIDFNKNKDSLVPAIIQDALTEQVLMLGYMNEEALEKTQKEKRVCFFSRSKNRLWTKGETSGNFLEVKDIHVDCDQDTLLIKVNPLGPTCHTGNTSCFNTPSDKGFVYELQDIISQRIDQDVEGSYTNQLYKRGINKVAQKVGEEAVEVVIEAKDNNDELFLNEASDLLYHYLILLKAKGFTLQDVEATLKKRH, from the coding sequence ATGCAAATAGATTTTAATAAAAATAAAGACAGCCTCGTTCCTGCTATCATTCAAGATGCCCTTACCGAACAAGTCCTTATGCTTGGTTATATGAATGAGGAAGCTCTAGAAAAAACCCAGAAAGAAAAAAGAGTATGTTTCTTTTCCCGATCTAAAAATAGATTATGGACCAAAGGAGAGACTTCTGGAAATTTTTTAGAAGTAAAGGATATCCATGTAGATTGTGATCAGGATACGCTTCTTATCAAAGTAAACCCATTAGGCCCAACCTGCCATACAGGAAATACATCCTGCTTTAATACGCCTTCAGATAAAGGTTTTGTGTATGAACTACAGGATATCATTTCCCAAAGGATAGACCAAGATGTGGAAGGTTCTTACACCAATCAATTATACAAAAGAGGAATTAATAAAGTTGCTCAAAAGGTAGGAGAAGAAGCTGTTGAAGTAGTTATTGAAGCTAAAGACAACAATGATGAGCTTTTCTTAAATGAAGCCTCTGACCTGCTCTACCACTATCTTATCCTTCTTAAAGCGAAAGGGTTTACATTACAAGATGTAGAGGCTACCTTAAAAAAACGCCACTAG
- the hisB gene encoding bifunctional histidinol-phosphatase/imidazoleglycerol-phosphate dehydratase HisB, with product MRKILFIDRDGTLILEPFDYQVDSFDKLDFYPEVFYYLGKIARELDYELVMVTNQDGLGTEVHPEEKFWPVQNFVIKAFEGEKVTFQKVFIDKTFAKDNAPTRKPNTGMLTEYIENPEINLAESFVIGDRITDVKLAQNLGAKGIFIANDENLGANEIQNREKLEESIALKSTSWKDIYEFLKLKSRSASIERNTHETQIKIDLNLDGTGKSNISTGLAFFDHMLDQIARHGQMDLNIQVNGDLQVDEHHTIEDTAIALGEVFAKALGNKLGIERYGFTLPMDDCLAQVAIDFGGRNWLVWDADFKREKIGEMPTEMFYHFFKSFSDGAKANLNIKAEGTNEHHKIEAIFKALAKAIKAAVKRDSDKMILPSTKGTL from the coding sequence ATGAGAAAAATACTTTTTATCGATAGAGATGGAACCCTGATATTAGAGCCTTTTGATTATCAAGTAGACTCTTTCGACAAGCTAGACTTTTATCCCGAAGTTTTCTACTATTTAGGCAAAATTGCTCGTGAGCTAGATTACGAACTGGTTATGGTAACCAACCAAGATGGCTTAGGTACAGAAGTACACCCTGAAGAAAAATTTTGGCCTGTTCAAAACTTTGTCATTAAAGCTTTTGAAGGCGAAAAAGTAACATTCCAAAAGGTATTCATCGACAAAACCTTTGCTAAAGATAATGCTCCTACCCGAAAGCCAAATACAGGGATGTTAACTGAATATATCGAAAATCCTGAGATAAATTTAGCTGAATCTTTTGTAATTGGGGACAGGATTACTGATGTAAAGCTAGCTCAAAACTTAGGTGCTAAAGGTATTTTTATCGCTAATGATGAAAATTTGGGTGCTAACGAAATCCAAAATAGAGAAAAACTTGAAGAAAGTATTGCTCTAAAATCTACTTCATGGAAAGATATTTATGAATTTCTAAAACTAAAATCGCGTTCAGCTTCCATAGAGAGAAATACCCATGAAACTCAAATAAAAATCGATTTGAATTTAGACGGGACAGGGAAATCTAATATTTCCACAGGATTAGCATTTTTCGATCATATGTTAGACCAAATTGCCAGACATGGGCAGATGGATCTTAACATTCAAGTAAATGGAGATCTACAAGTAGATGAACACCACACGATTGAAGATACCGCTATTGCCCTTGGAGAAGTATTTGCCAAAGCTCTCGGGAACAAACTTGGTATTGAGAGATACGGCTTTACCCTTCCTATGGATGATTGTTTAGCACAGGTTGCTATAGATTTTGGAGGACGAAATTGGCTAGTTTGGGATGCCGACTTCAAAAGAGAGAAAATAGGAGAAATGCCTACTGAAATGTTTTATCATTTCTTTAAATCCTTTAGCGATGGAGCAAAAGCTAATCTCAACATTAAAGCTGAAGGCACTAATGAACATCATAAGATAGAAGCCATCTTCAAAGCTTTAGCAAAAGCAATAAAAGCAGCGGTAAAAAGAGACTCCGATAAAATGATTTTACCTTCTACCAAAGGAACTTTGTAA
- the hisF gene encoding imidazole glycerol phosphate synthase subunit HisF codes for MLKKRIIPCLDIKNGRTVKGINFEGLRDAGDPVELAKKYVEEGADELVFLDITATLEKRKTLAEMVEKIAAAINIPFTVGGGINSVEDASAVIQAGADKVSINSSAVKNPQLIAELAAQFGSQCVVVAVDTRDVNGVQKVFVSGGKIETDWKTLDWVKKVEELGAGEILLTSMDGDGTKAGFKIDITREVANLVNLPVIASGGAGNMEHFLEVFTQTKASGGLAASIFHFGEIPIPELKQYLKEQNIPVRCK; via the coding sequence GTGCTAAAAAAAAGAATTATCCCTTGCCTGGATATTAAAAATGGCAGAACGGTAAAAGGTATTAACTTCGAAGGTCTGCGCGATGCCGGAGATCCTGTGGAGTTGGCAAAAAAGTATGTGGAAGAAGGTGCTGATGAATTGGTATTTCTAGACATTACCGCGACCTTAGAGAAACGAAAAACCTTAGCTGAAATGGTCGAAAAAATTGCAGCTGCCATCAACATTCCTTTTACTGTTGGAGGTGGCATCAACTCTGTAGAAGACGCCTCAGCAGTTATACAGGCAGGTGCTGATAAAGTCTCCATCAACTCTTCAGCAGTGAAGAACCCACAGCTTATTGCTGAACTAGCAGCTCAATTTGGCTCCCAGTGCGTAGTGGTTGCCGTAGATACCCGCGATGTAAATGGAGTACAAAAAGTATTTGTAAGCGGTGGTAAAATTGAAACCGATTGGAAAACTCTGGACTGGGTTAAAAAGGTAGAAGAATTAGGAGCCGGTGAAATTCTGCTCACCTCTATGGATGGAGATGGGACAAAAGCAGGCTTTAAAATCGACATCACCCGAGAAGTAGCCAACCTTGTCAACCTTCCCGTTATCGCTTCTGGAGGAGCCGGAAATATGGAGCACTTCCTAGAAGTTTTCACCCAAACAAAAGCCAGTGGAGGATTGGCAGCCAGCATATTCCACTTTGGAGAAATCCCAATACCTGAATTAAAACAATATTTAAAAGAACAAAATATCCCAGTAAGATGCAAATAG
- the hisC gene encoding histidinol-phosphate transaminase has protein sequence MNNFNLNDIVRPNILQLKAYSSARDEYKGSEGVFLDANENPFGTLNRYPDPYQTLLKNKLSKIKNIPSSQIFLGNGSDEVIDIAFRIFCTPGQDKVLTFSPTYGMYEVSANINNVQLLQQKLDDNFQIDIEQLKPILSDENLKIIFICSPNNPTGNCLENIDYILENFKGIVFLDEAYIDFCPEKSFVSQLTKYPNLIISQTFSKARGLAAVRVGIAYSSPEIIALMNKTKPPYNISQLNQEAALKVLQQEEIFNTNLQLILKERESLISKLNSLPFVEKIYPSDANFILLKVEDANAVYEYLIQQKIITRNRNTVVQNCIRISIGNEEENNLLINALKQY, from the coding sequence ATGAATAACTTCAACCTCAACGATATTGTACGCCCTAATATATTACAACTGAAAGCCTATTCTTCTGCAAGAGACGAATATAAAGGAAGCGAAGGGGTATTTTTGGATGCTAATGAAAACCCTTTTGGTACGCTCAATCGCTATCCCGATCCTTACCAAACTCTTCTTAAAAACAAGCTTAGCAAGATAAAAAATATTCCTAGTTCCCAAATCTTCCTGGGAAATGGTAGTGATGAGGTAATTGATATCGCCTTCAGAATATTCTGCACCCCTGGGCAAGATAAAGTATTAACCTTCTCCCCTACTTATGGGATGTATGAAGTTTCTGCTAACATCAACAATGTTCAACTGCTTCAACAGAAATTAGATGACAATTTCCAAATCGATATAGAACAACTAAAGCCTATTCTTTCCGATGAAAATCTCAAAATTATCTTCATCTGCTCTCCTAATAATCCTACAGGAAATTGCTTAGAAAATATCGATTATATTCTCGAAAACTTCAAAGGCATTGTCTTTCTAGATGAAGCTTATATCGACTTTTGTCCCGAAAAATCTTTCGTTTCCCAGCTTACAAAATATCCTAATCTTATCATCAGCCAAACCTTCAGTAAAGCCCGAGGTTTAGCAGCCGTTCGTGTGGGAATAGCTTATTCCTCTCCTGAAATTATTGCGTTGATGAATAAAACCAAACCTCCTTACAATATCAGCCAACTCAATCAGGAAGCCGCATTAAAAGTTCTTCAACAAGAAGAAATCTTCAATACTAACCTTCAATTGATTTTAAAAGAAAGAGAAAGTTTAATTTCAAAATTAAATTCTTTGCCCTTCGTAGAGAAAATTTATCCATCAGATGCTAACTTTATCTTATTGAAAGTAGAGGATGCTAATGCTGTTTACGAATATCTTATTCAACAAAAAATCATTACCCGAAACCGCAACACGGTTGTCCAAAATTGCATTCGTATCAGCATTGGGAATGAAGAAGAAAACAACCTATTAATTAATGCTTTAAAACAATATTAA
- the hisD gene encoding histidinol dehydrogenase produces MKTYLQPNISQWNELCQRPLKKSADLQSIVLNVFSEVQDKGDSALKAYTQQFDKVKIDNLKVSDSEIAEAIANVPEELKKSIQQAYENIQKFHNSQKEEKQVIETTAGVFCWRESRAIDKVGIYIPGGSAPLFSTVLMLGIPAKIAGCQQINLCTPPDSEGKINPAILYTAQLIGIQNIYKVGGIQAIAALSFGTESIDKVDKIFGPGNQYVTAAKQCAQNFGIAIDMPAGPSEVLVIADETSNPAFVAADLLSQAEHGADSQVILLTNQQEVLEKTLLEVEAQLSLLPRKSIAAQALLESRGVVFSSIKECIAFSNMYAPEHLILSLDTAEDYIESINNAGSVFLGKYSCESAGDYASGTNHTLPTNGFAKAYSGVSLDSFIKKITFQKLNQEGILNIGPSIEKMAEAEQLFAHKNAVTLRLQNIKA; encoded by the coding sequence ATGAAAACTTATTTACAACCCAACATTTCCCAATGGAATGAGCTTTGCCAACGACCTTTAAAAAAATCAGCAGACTTACAATCTATTGTTTTAAATGTTTTTTCTGAAGTTCAAGACAAAGGAGATTCAGCCTTAAAAGCATATACTCAACAATTTGATAAAGTAAAAATAGATAATTTAAAAGTAAGTGATTCAGAAATTGCCGAAGCTATTGCTAACGTCCCAGAAGAACTAAAAAAATCTATCCAACAAGCATATGAGAATATTCAGAAGTTTCACAATTCTCAAAAAGAAGAAAAACAGGTGATAGAAACCACAGCAGGGGTATTCTGCTGGAGAGAAAGTAGAGCCATTGATAAAGTTGGCATCTACATACCGGGGGGATCAGCGCCTTTATTTTCCACCGTGCTTATGCTTGGTATTCCAGCGAAGATTGCAGGTTGCCAACAAATCAACCTCTGCACTCCTCCAGATTCAGAAGGGAAAATTAATCCTGCAATTCTTTACACTGCTCAACTTATAGGAATTCAAAACATTTATAAAGTAGGAGGCATTCAAGCTATTGCCGCCCTCAGCTTTGGAACAGAAAGTATTGATAAAGTAGATAAAATATTTGGCCCCGGAAACCAGTATGTTACTGCTGCAAAACAATGTGCTCAAAATTTCGGAATTGCAATCGACATGCCGGCAGGTCCCAGCGAAGTTTTAGTAATCGCCGATGAAACCTCTAATCCTGCCTTTGTTGCAGCAGATCTCCTTTCTCAAGCAGAGCACGGTGCAGATTCCCAAGTAATTCTATTAACCAATCAACAAGAAGTTTTGGAAAAAACACTTCTGGAAGTAGAGGCGCAACTCTCCTTGCTTCCAAGAAAATCTATCGCTGCACAAGCTTTATTAGAAAGTAGAGGTGTTGTTTTTTCTAGCATAAAAGAATGTATTGCTTTCTCCAACATGTATGCTCCTGAACACCTCATCTTATCATTGGATACCGCCGAAGACTATATCGAAAGCATCAATAATGCAGGATCTGTTTTCTTGGGAAAATATTCTTGTGAAAGTGCGGGAGATTATGCCTCGGGAACTAACCATACCTTACCCACCAATGGATTTGCAAAAGCTTACAGCGGAGTTTCATTAGATAGCTTTATCAAGAAAATAACCTTTCAAAAGCTCAACCAAGAAGGAATTCTAAACATTGGCCCTAGCATCGAAAAAATGGCGGAAGCAGAACAACTCTTCGCTCATAAAAATGCCGTTACCCTTAGATTACAAAACATCAAAGCCTAA
- the hisA gene encoding 1-(5-phosphoribosyl)-5-[(5-phosphoribosylamino)methylideneamino]imidazole-4-carboxamide isomerase, which translates to MRIIPAIDIIDGKCVRLSQGDYSTQKIYNENPLEVAKEFEDYGIEYLHLVDLDGAKSKQIVNYKVLEQIASKTHLKIDFGGGIKTSQDIRIAFESGANQITGGSIAVQNPTLFQEWISQYGSNKIILGADAKNRKIATHGWLETSELNVLDFIKEYQTKGIDYVICTDIAKDGMLQGTSNELYTEILSSAKVKLIASGGVSSLEDLIKVKELGCEGAILGKAIYEGKIKLKELRNIE; encoded by the coding sequence ATGAGAATTATCCCTGCAATCGATATTATTGATGGTAAATGTGTTCGCCTCTCTCAGGGCGATTACAGCACTCAGAAAATATACAACGAAAATCCTCTGGAAGTCGCCAAGGAATTTGAAGATTACGGTATTGAATATCTTCACCTCGTTGATTTAGACGGCGCAAAATCCAAACAAATCGTCAACTACAAAGTTTTGGAACAAATTGCTTCTAAAACCCATTTAAAAATAGATTTCGGAGGTGGTATTAAAACCAGCCAAGATATCCGAATTGCTTTTGAATCTGGAGCCAATCAAATTACAGGAGGAAGTATCGCCGTACAAAATCCCACTCTATTTCAGGAATGGATCTCCCAATACGGAAGCAACAAAATCATCTTAGGTGCCGATGCTAAAAACAGAAAAATTGCCACCCATGGCTGGCTAGAAACTTCAGAACTGAATGTTCTTGATTTCATTAAAGAATACCAAACCAAGGGTATCGATTATGTCATCTGTACAGACATTGCAAAGGATGGGATGTTGCAAGGGACTTCCAACGAGCTTTATACCGAAATTTTATCCTCCGCTAAAGTAAAGTTAATTGCTTCAGGAGGAGTTTCTTCTCTAGAAGATTTAATAAAAGTAAAAGAATTAGGTTGCGAAGGTGCCATCCTCGGGAAAGCTATCTACGAAGGTAAAATTAAATTAAAAGAACTGAGAAATATTGAATAA
- a CDS encoding S41 family peptidase — protein MKKITTSLFAVFLGLQINAQQKAIFASTPSLSPDGKTAYFSYDGDIWQVDSNGGNALRVTALEGEEINPRVSPDGKWLAFSSNQYGNFDVFVMPIQGGEIRQLTFNTAKDEIENWSWDSQHIYFTSNRNNNFGSFKVSLKGNTPQALFCNYFNTTNGLAETPSGEYIFTNSTESANQVHRKRYKGENNPNLLAYQPKSNSFKQYTEYLGKDFNPSVDKNGIIYFISDENNGEYNLYKIDQGKKTALTQFKTSIKKPFVAANGSKVIFEKDYQIYIYDVASGKSSLLPITVNSNKTIAKEQSFEVANRITNFDVSPDGKKLAFISRGVLFVSDVEGKFPQQISDGKERAMEVKWLKDNRTLLFSQTYKGYQNWFSIAADGSGKIKQLTQDLRNNRDISFNKDLSQAVYLSGRDEVRVIDLKSLQSKTIVKDEIWAFQNSSPSFSPNGEYVLFSAKRNFELDIFIHHLKKNKTINLTNTGVSESDPVWSADGKYIYFASDRTNPSYPLGMQKSNIYRLALDWFDQPYKSSKFDELFKDVAEKKEKSENKEEKKATKKKKQEEEKKEVEALAKEEPSLAVNPEGILDRIELVTDRFGYQSSPMVFEDAKKEVLFFNSNQDNGKYQLYRKVTQDFEKDKQEKIFDSGASIILKNNKNLFALIDRSIYKMGISSGKPEKIDINYSFSKNLSEEFNQMYDEAWAGVEENFYDENFHGVDWKAKKEDYAQYLPYVNSRNDLRILLNDLLGELNSSHIGFSSFGSEESKKLNYFTNETGIIFQKDHAYTVDSVVRKSPAFLKGVDIQPGDVLISVNGVKVEEGKNREAYFTTPKKLEELALEFNRKGKKITTKVHPISNTELKSLLYDDWIYHNKQRVNQLSNNKIAYSYMKNMSTAELDQFLLDMVEQENKKEGVILDLRFNTGGNVHDKVLNFLAQRPYLQWKYREGKLTVQPNFAPSGKPIVLLINEYSLSDAEMTAAGFKALKLGKIIGQETYRWIIFTSAKSLVDGSSYRLPSWGTYTLDGKNLEKTGVAPDIYIKNSFMDRLQDKDPQLERAVQEILKDIK, from the coding sequence ATGAAGAAAATAACAACCTCTTTATTTGCCGTATTCCTAGGCTTGCAAATTAACGCTCAGCAGAAAGCAATATTTGCCTCTACGCCATCCCTCAGCCCAGATGGGAAAACAGCTTATTTTTCCTACGATGGAGATATTTGGCAAGTGGATAGCAATGGAGGAAATGCTCTTAGAGTTACGGCACTAGAAGGCGAGGAAATTAATCCTAGAGTTTCCCCTGATGGGAAATGGTTGGCTTTCAGCTCCAACCAATATGGGAATTTCGATGTTTTTGTAATGCCTATCCAAGGAGGGGAAATAAGGCAACTCACCTTTAATACCGCAAAAGACGAAATAGAAAACTGGAGTTGGGATAGTCAACATATCTATTTTACTTCTAACAGAAATAACAACTTTGGTAGCTTTAAAGTATCTCTAAAAGGGAATACCCCACAGGCTTTATTCTGCAATTATTTCAACACTACCAATGGTTTGGCAGAAACGCCTTCAGGGGAATATATTTTCACGAATTCTACAGAAAGTGCCAACCAAGTTCACCGAAAAAGATATAAAGGAGAGAACAACCCCAATCTTTTAGCCTATCAACCAAAAAGCAATAGCTTTAAGCAATATACCGAGTATTTAGGAAAAGATTTCAACCCTTCCGTGGATAAAAATGGAATTATCTATTTTATTTCCGATGAAAATAATGGAGAATATAATCTGTACAAAATAGATCAAGGGAAGAAAACAGCTCTTACCCAGTTTAAGACTTCTATTAAAAAACCTTTTGTTGCTGCCAATGGATCCAAAGTTATTTTTGAAAAAGATTACCAAATCTATATTTATGATGTAGCTTCAGGAAAATCGTCTCTCCTGCCCATTACCGTAAATTCTAACAAAACAATCGCTAAAGAACAATCCTTTGAGGTAGCTAACCGAATTACCAATTTTGATGTTTCACCAGATGGTAAAAAACTAGCTTTCATCAGCCGAGGGGTACTCTTCGTTTCGGATGTAGAAGGGAAATTTCCGCAACAAATTAGCGATGGAAAAGAAAGAGCAATGGAGGTAAAGTGGCTAAAAGACAACCGTACACTACTCTTCAGCCAAACGTATAAAGGATACCAAAACTGGTTTAGCATTGCTGCTGATGGTAGTGGAAAAATAAAACAACTTACCCAAGATTTACGAAATAATAGAGATATTAGCTTCAACAAAGATCTTAGCCAAGCCGTTTATCTCAGCGGAAGAGATGAGGTAAGGGTAATAGATCTTAAAAGTTTACAATCCAAAACCATTGTAAAAGATGAGATTTGGGCTTTCCAAAACTCCTCTCCTTCTTTCTCTCCTAATGGAGAATATGTACTCTTCTCCGCAAAGAGAAATTTTGAGCTTGATATTTTCATTCATCATTTGAAAAAAAATAAAACCATTAACCTCACCAATACTGGAGTATCAGAATCGGATCCTGTGTGGTCTGCAGATGGCAAATATATTTATTTTGCTAGTGACCGCACCAATCCTTCCTATCCTTTAGGAATGCAAAAATCCAATATTTACCGCTTGGCCTTGGACTGGTTTGACCAACCTTATAAATCTTCGAAATTTGATGAACTATTCAAAGATGTTGCCGAGAAAAAAGAAAAATCAGAAAACAAAGAGGAGAAAAAAGCTACTAAAAAGAAAAAACAAGAAGAGGAAAAGAAAGAAGTAGAAGCTCTTGCAAAAGAAGAACCTTCTTTAGCTGTAAACCCAGAAGGTATCTTGGATAGAATAGAACTGGTAACCGATAGATTTGGCTACCAATCTTCTCCTATGGTCTTTGAAGATGCCAAAAAGGAAGTCCTTTTCTTCAATTCCAATCAAGATAATGGCAAATATCAATTATACCGAAAGGTAACTCAAGATTTCGAAAAAGATAAACAAGAGAAAATCTTCGATTCGGGAGCTTCCATAATACTTAAAAACAATAAAAACCTATTTGCCCTTATTGACAGATCTATCTACAAAATGGGCATCAGTAGCGGAAAACCTGAGAAGATAGATATCAATTATAGTTTTAGTAAGAACCTTTCAGAAGAGTTTAACCAAATGTATGATGAAGCCTGGGCTGGCGTGGAAGAAAACTTCTATGACGAAAACTTCCATGGAGTAGATTGGAAAGCCAAGAAAGAAGATTACGCCCAGTATCTACCGTATGTTAACAGCCGCAACGATTTAAGAATTCTTCTTAATGATTTATTAGGAGAACTCAACTCTTCACATATAGGCTTCTCGTCTTTCGGAAGTGAAGAAAGTAAAAAGTTAAACTACTTTACCAATGAAACTGGAATTATCTTCCAAAAAGACCATGCTTACACGGTGGACTCTGTCGTTAGAAAATCTCCTGCCTTCCTAAAAGGTGTAGATATACAGCCTGGCGATGTCCTTATCTCTGTAAACGGGGTAAAAGTTGAAGAAGGTAAAAATAGAGAGGCTTACTTTACTACTCCTAAAAAATTAGAAGAGCTTGCCCTTGAATTCAATAGAAAAGGGAAAAAAATCACCACTAAAGTACATCCAATTTCGAATACAGAACTGAAATCCCTGCTTTACGATGATTGGATCTATCATAATAAACAAAGAGTTAACCAGCTAAGTAACAACAAAATTGCTTACTCCTACATGAAGAATATGTCCACCGCTGAGTTAGACCAATTCTTATTAGACATGGTAGAGCAAGAAAATAAAAAAGAAGGTGTCATCTTAGATTTAAGATTTAACACAGGAGGAAATGTCCATGACAAAGTGCTTAATTTCTTAGCCCAAAGACCTTACCTCCAGTGGAAATACAGAGAAGGAAAGCTGACTGTTCAGCCTAATTTTGCCCCTTCTGGCAAGCCTATCGTACTCTTAATCAATGAGTATTCTTTAAGCGATGCTGAAATGACCGCCGCAGGCTTCAAAGCACTTAAACTCGGTAAAATTATTGGACAGGAAACCTACCGTTGGATCATCTTCACCTCGGCAAAAAGCTTGGTAGATGGCTCTTCTTATCGCCTCCCTTCATGGGGAACTTACACCTTAGATGGTAAAAATCTAGAAAAAACGGGTGTTGCTCCTGACATCTATATCAAAAACAGCTTTATGGATAGACTTCAGGATAAGGATCCTCAATTGGAAAGAGCGGTTCAAGAAATTTTAAAAGATATTAAATAA
- the hisH gene encoding imidazole glycerol phosphate synthase subunit HisH: MVAIIKYNAGNTQSVFNAVQRLGYEAIITDDEALIKNAEKVIFPGVGEASSAMKYLKEKGLDTLIKKLQQPTLGICLGQQLMCQYSEEGNTECLGIFPIRVKRFPPTDIVPHMGWNTITITRNNILLKNIEDFSDVYYVHNFYCEPSEYNIAETQYILPFSAALQKDNFYATQFHPEKSADIGEEILKNFLSL, translated from the coding sequence ATGGTTGCGATAATAAAATATAACGCTGGGAATACTCAATCTGTCTTTAATGCTGTACAAAGATTAGGCTATGAGGCGATTATTACCGATGACGAGGCGCTTATCAAAAATGCTGAAAAAGTAATTTTCCCAGGAGTGGGAGAAGCAAGCTCTGCTATGAAATATCTAAAAGAAAAAGGACTGGATACCCTTATCAAAAAACTTCAACAGCCAACGCTTGGGATTTGTCTCGGTCAACAACTCATGTGCCAATATTCTGAAGAAGGAAATACCGAGTGTCTTGGGATTTTCCCAATTCGTGTAAAGCGTTTTCCTCCTACGGATATTGTTCCGCATATGGGATGGAATACCATTACCATTACCCGAAATAATATTCTGCTAAAAAATATTGAGGATTTTTCCGATGTGTATTATGTGCATAACTTTTATTGTGAGCCCTCTGAATACAATATTGCTGAAACCCAATATATTTTACCTTTTTCGGCAGCTTTGCAAAAAGATAATTTTTATGCAACACAATTTCATCCTGAAAAATCCGCAGATATAGGTGAGGAAATCTTAAAAAATTTCCTAAGTTTATAG